From one Bifidobacterium sp. WK012_4_13 genomic stretch:
- the pepN gene encoding aminopeptidase N, translating into MPGSNLTQIEAEERKGIVANPAYVVSLDLTQGAETFTSSTTLTFDAKPGESTFLDLIAPAVDGIVLNGKRLDPSVAFKDDRIVLEDLKERNQVDVTATCAYSHTGEGLHRSVDPSDGKIYLYSQFEVPDARRVYAVFDQPDLKATFDFTVVAPQSWTVLSNSPAASVEPLAGKTADGTLGEDPSEGIRRWIFEQTPTMSSYLTAFVAGPYAKWTSEYANEDGRTVPMGLYCRQSLKDAFEADTESLFDVTKKGFAFYAKTWGVPYPYAKYDQVFVPEYNAGAMENIALVTLRDSYIFESKVSGAIVNRRVETVLHELAHMWFGDYVTMKWWNDLWLNESFAEFMSTLATSEATEHTDDWATFCSGEKSWALAEDQMPTTHPIVAPIRDLNDTYVNFDGITYAKGASVLKQLVAYVGRKKFFEGIHSYLKKHAYGNATLGDLLAELSDASGRDLDSWSKLWLEQSGINTITADIESDREGRIVTANLLQTAPEEFPVLRPHRIGVGFYNPDDSGKIVRTDRFELDIDGESTEVSEIIGLPRPKFILVNDDDLTYTKLRFDRESLDFAEANLYAFDDSLSRALVWQCLWDMTRDAEFPAERFVALSLKAISTERQSTTFRYALSQISSAVHYFVAPNRRASMMNLVAQSLWKLVLDAEAGSDEQFQLLQAYLGYGVDDDFEDNAHGLLSGDLKLDGLTVDNSLRWSIIYALSSNDLIDDAAIDAELSRRETTENREKAYAAKAARPNAQTKEWAWNEALNDENLTNSQIEAVAMGFSQNTDQELYSKYVDDFFEAVNSIWRDKSFHIAETLICPLSSRGLYPRFADANRLVESGERWLAENSDADRALRGMIMKNLDDSRRVLKVQTYNSKL; encoded by the coding sequence ATGCCAGGATCGAATCTCACGCAGATCGAGGCAGAGGAACGCAAGGGCATCGTCGCGAATCCCGCATATGTGGTTTCGCTTGATTTGACGCAGGGGGCAGAGACCTTCACATCGTCCACGACGCTCACATTTGATGCGAAGCCGGGGGAAAGCACCTTTCTTGACTTGATCGCGCCTGCGGTCGACGGCATCGTGCTCAACGGGAAGAGACTGGATCCGAGCGTCGCGTTCAAGGATGACAGAATCGTCCTCGAAGACCTGAAGGAACGCAATCAGGTGGATGTGACGGCAACGTGCGCGTATTCGCACACCGGCGAGGGGCTGCACCGCAGCGTGGATCCTTCCGATGGAAAGATCTATCTCTATAGCCAGTTCGAGGTTCCTGACGCACGCCGCGTGTACGCGGTCTTCGACCAGCCGGATCTGAAGGCGACCTTCGACTTCACCGTGGTGGCTCCGCAATCATGGACGGTGCTGTCGAATTCCCCTGCCGCATCCGTCGAGCCTTTGGCAGGAAAGACCGCCGATGGGACGCTTGGAGAGGATCCATCCGAGGGCATCAGGCGCTGGATCTTCGAACAGACCCCGACGATGAGCTCCTACCTCACCGCCTTCGTGGCTGGGCCATATGCCAAGTGGACTTCGGAATATGCCAATGAGGATGGCCGCACCGTTCCGATGGGGCTGTATTGCCGCCAGTCGTTGAAGGACGCATTCGAAGCTGACACCGAATCGCTGTTCGATGTGACCAAGAAGGGCTTTGCCTTCTATGCGAAGACATGGGGCGTCCCCTATCCGTATGCCAAGTATGACCAGGTATTCGTTCCTGAATACAACGCAGGTGCGATGGAGAACATCGCTCTGGTCACCCTTCGCGATTCATACATCTTCGAATCCAAGGTCAGTGGCGCCATCGTCAACCGCCGTGTCGAAACCGTCCTGCATGAACTCGCGCACATGTGGTTCGGCGACTACGTGACCATGAAGTGGTGGAACGATCTTTGGCTCAACGAGTCCTTCGCCGAATTCATGTCGACGCTCGCCACCTCGGAGGCGACCGAGCACACCGACGACTGGGCGACCTTCTGCTCGGGCGAGAAGAGCTGGGCCTTGGCGGAGGACCAGATGCCGACCACGCATCCCATCGTCGCTCCGATTCGCGACCTGAACGACACCTATGTCAATTTCGACGGCATCACCTATGCCAAGGGAGCCTCGGTCCTGAAGCAGCTTGTGGCATATGTCGGACGAAAGAAGTTCTTCGAAGGCATCCATAGCTATCTGAAGAAGCATGCATATGGGAACGCCACTCTTGGTGACCTGCTTGCGGAGCTTTCAGACGCTTCCGGCAGGGATCTTGATTCCTGGTCGAAGCTGTGGCTCGAGCAGTCAGGCATCAACACGATCACCGCTGATATCGAAAGCGATCGCGAAGGCAGGATCGTCACTGCGAACCTGCTGCAGACCGCTCCTGAGGAATTCCCGGTACTGAGGCCTCATCGCATCGGCGTGGGGTTCTACAATCCCGATGACAGCGGCAAGATCGTCCGAACCGACCGATTCGAACTTGACATAGACGGTGAAAGCACAGAGGTCAGCGAGATCATCGGTTTGCCGCGTCCGAAATTCATTCTGGTGAACGACGACGACCTTACCTATACCAAGCTGCGCTTCGATCGGGAATCTCTGGACTTCGCGGAGGCCAACCTCTATGCCTTCGATGACTCCCTGTCACGAGCCCTGGTCTGGCAATGCCTGTGGGACATGACACGCGATGCCGAATTCCCGGCGGAACGCTTTGTCGCGCTTTCGTTGAAGGCCATTTCCACGGAGCGTCAGTCGACGACATTCCGATATGCCCTGTCGCAGATCTCGAGTGCCGTGCATTACTTCGTGGCGCCGAACCGCAGGGCATCGATGATGAACCTTGTCGCGCAGAGCCTATGGAAATTGGTGCTCGACGCAGAGGCTGGCTCCGATGAGCAGTTCCAACTGCTCCAGGCCTATTTGGGCTATGGCGTCGACGACGACTTCGAGGACAATGCACATGGCCTGCTGAGCGGCGATCTCAAGCTCGATGGTCTGACCGTGGACAACAGTCTGCGCTGGTCGATAATCTACGCACTCTCGTCCAACGATCTGATAGATGACGCGGCGATAGATGCCGAACTCAGCAGACGGGAGACGACTGAAAACAGGGAGAAGGCATATGCTGCGAAGGCTGCGCGGCCCAATGCCCAGACCAAGGAATGGGCATGGAACGAGGCCCTGAACGATGAGAATCTGACCAACTCGCAGATCGAGGCAGTGGCCATGGGCTTCTCGCAGAACACCGATCAGGAGCTCTACTCGAAATATGTCGATGACTTTTTTGAAGCCGTTAATTCCATTTGGCGAGACAAATCGTTCCACATCGCGGAAACGTTGATATGCCCGCTGAGCAGCCGGGGATTGTATCCTCGCTTTGCAGATGCGAACAGGCTTGTCGAATCCGGGGAACGCTGGCTGGCAGAGAACAGTGACGCGGACCGTGCACTTCGGGGCATGATCATGAAGAACCTTGACGATTCACGTCGAGTCCTGAAGGTTCAGACCTACAATTCGAAGCTTTAG
- a CDS encoding ribonuclease J — protein sequence MTQEQHRNTSRSRSTGSRSQSRNGKRRGNYSGSRGNNSRKASTTGTQPEKVLIAPPEYHKGSMRIVALGGLGEIGRNMNVIEYNGHLLLIDCGVLFPEEEQPGVDLILPDFNYIRNRLDDIEALVLTHGHEDHIGAVPYLLKLRPDIPLIGSKLTLAFVDAKCKEHHLEPTKVEVEGRDKLKVGPFNLEFITVTHSIPDALGVSVKTPAGHIIDTGDMKLDQLPLDHKITDLREFGRLGEQGVDMLMVDSTNAEVPGFVKPETSIGPALDKAFADATRKIIVASFSSHVHRVQQVVDAAHKVGRKVVFAGRSMVRNMAIASDLGYLHLPEDTVVDLKQAHDIQDNKIVYMVTGSQGEPMAALGRIADGTHRDITINEFDTVILASSLIPGNEHGVYKVINKLTRLGARVINKDNAAIHVSGHADEGELLYFYNIVQPRCAMPIHGENRHLVANGLIAVKTGVDPKNVVLAEDGDVVDLYHGQAAVVGSVPCGYVYVDGDSVGELTDEELEKRRILGSEGFVSAFVVVDTETNDVVNGPKIFLNAVAEDASEFERVRAQIVEQLQDAMMQGTHNTHQLQQIMRRTLGGWIARKLHRSPMIVPVVADIAQDVEK from the coding sequence ATGACACAAGAACAACATAGGAACACCTCACGCAGCAGAAGCACGGGCAGCCGTTCGCAGAGCCGAAATGGCAAGCGTCGCGGAAACTATTCTGGCTCTAGGGGAAACAACTCCCGCAAGGCTTCGACCACGGGAACACAGCCAGAGAAGGTCCTTATCGCACCTCCGGAATATCACAAGGGCTCAATGCGAATCGTAGCCCTGGGCGGTCTGGGTGAAATCGGCCGCAACATGAACGTCATCGAATATAACGGACACCTGCTCCTTATCGATTGCGGCGTTCTCTTCCCAGAAGAGGAACAGCCTGGCGTCGATCTGATTCTTCCTGACTTCAACTACATCCGCAATCGTCTCGACGACATCGAGGCACTCGTGCTCACCCACGGTCATGAGGACCATATCGGGGCGGTGCCGTATCTCCTGAAGCTGCGTCCTGACATTCCGCTCATCGGCTCGAAGCTGACGCTTGCCTTCGTCGATGCGAAGTGCAAGGAACACCATCTCGAACCGACCAAGGTGGAGGTCGAGGGTCGCGACAAGCTCAAGGTCGGTCCATTCAACCTTGAATTCATAACCGTCACCCATTCGATTCCAGACGCACTCGGCGTCTCTGTCAAGACGCCAGCGGGCCATATCATCGACACCGGTGACATGAAGCTTGACCAGCTGCCTCTGGACCACAAGATCACTGATTTGCGCGAGTTCGGCAGATTGGGCGAGCAGGGAGTCGACATGCTGATGGTCGATTCCACCAACGCCGAGGTTCCTGGCTTCGTCAAGCCGGAAACCTCGATCGGACCTGCTTTGGACAAGGCCTTCGCCGATGCCACGAGAAAGATCATCGTCGCGAGCTTCTCCAGCCATGTGCACCGTGTGCAGCAGGTTGTGGATGCGGCTCACAAGGTAGGCCGCAAGGTCGTCTTCGCCGGCCGTTCAATGGTCCGCAACATGGCCATCGCCTCCGACCTGGGATACCTGCATCTGCCCGAAGACACGGTCGTGGATCTGAAGCAGGCGCATGACATACAGGACAACAAGATCGTATACATGGTCACCGGTTCACAGGGTGAGCCGATGGCGGCCCTTGGCCGCATCGCCGATGGAACCCATCGCGACATCACGATCAACGAGTTCGACACGGTGATTCTGGCCAGCTCCCTGATCCCAGGCAACGAGCACGGAGTCTACAAGGTCATCAACAAGCTCACCAGGCTGGGCGCAAGGGTAATCAACAAGGACAATGCGGCGATCCACGTTTCAGGCCATGCTGACGAAGGTGAGCTGCTCTACTTCTACAACATCGTTCAGCCTCGCTGCGCCATGCCAATCCACGGCGAGAACCGTCATCTGGTCGCCAACGGACTGATTGCCGTCAAGACGGGAGTGGATCCGAAGAACGTCGTGCTTGCCGAGGACGGCGATGTCGTCGATCTCTATCACGGTCAGGCAGCTGTCGTCGGCAGCGTCCCATGCGGCTACGTGTACGTCGACGGAGACTCGGTCGGAGAGCTTACCGACGAGGAGCTTGAGAAGCGCAGGATTCTGGGATCCGAAGGCTTCGTGTCCGCATTCGTCGTGGTCGATACGGAAACGAACGATGTCGTGAACGGTCCGAAGATATTCCTCAACGCGGTTGCCGAGGATGCCAGCGAATTCGAACGCGTCCGGGCGCAGATAGTCGAGCAGCTGCAGGATGCGATGATGCAGGGCACGCACAACACGCATCAGCTTCAGCAGATCATGCGTCGAACGCTCGGTGGCTGGATTGCACGCAAGCTTCATCGCAGCCCTATGATCGTGCCTGTCGTGGCAGACATAGCGCAGGATGTGGAGAAGTAA
- the dapA gene encoding 4-hydroxy-tetrahydrodipicolinate synthase yields MSTSNANLLDPAPFGRVIPAMVTPMKSDGAVDYDAAAALAQRLVSDGADGLLVNGTTGESPVTHLEEKVRLVEIVKQAVDVPVISGAGSNDTAHTVRMAEMTQDAGADALLIVMPYYSRPSQNGIVAHYKAVNAVAEKPIIVYDVPGRTGLHVKTSTYQRLAEFEHVAAVKDATGNIAEALVKRRLTNLVWYSGDDSLYLPFLAMGAVGVISVAAHVAARPMRQLADAFDSGDIRKAQDLAAQIEPVVSALNSDGYQAVMAKAALKIKGYIPGTTMREPNVGPSARELDRAEEGMRLAGLL; encoded by the coding sequence ATGAGCACTTCGAACGCCAATCTTCTTGATCCGGCCCCATTTGGCCGTGTCATACCTGCGATGGTCACTCCCATGAAGTCAGACGGAGCGGTTGATTACGATGCTGCGGCCGCCTTGGCCCAGCGTCTCGTTTCCGATGGAGCGGATGGGCTGCTGGTCAACGGCACCACCGGTGAATCCCCGGTGACCCATCTTGAGGAAAAGGTCAGGCTTGTCGAGATCGTCAAGCAGGCAGTGGACGTTCCGGTCATATCGGGCGCGGGTTCGAACGACACTGCTCACACGGTGCGCATGGCCGAAATGACGCAGGATGCCGGAGCGGATGCGCTGCTTATCGTGATGCCTTATTATTCCCGTCCTTCGCAGAACGGCATCGTAGCGCATTACAAGGCGGTGAACGCAGTGGCCGAGAAGCCCATCATCGTCTATGATGTCCCTGGAAGGACCGGGCTTCATGTGAAGACAAGCACATATCAGAGGCTTGCCGAGTTCGAGCATGTGGCAGCCGTGAAGGATGCGACGGGCAACATCGCCGAAGCCCTTGTCAAGCGCAGACTGACCAATCTGGTCTGGTACTCGGGAGACGATTCTCTCTACCTGCCATTCCTTGCAATGGGAGCGGTAGGAGTGATTTCCGTCGCCGCACACGTCGCCGCCCGGCCAATGCGACAGTTGGCGGATGCGTTCGACTCGGGGGACATTCGCAAGGCTCAGGATCTGGCGGCACAGATCGAGCCGGTCGTGAGTGCCCTCAACTCAGATGGCTATCAGGCTGTCATGGCCAAGGCAGCGTTGAAGATAAAGGGATATATCCCAGGAACGACGATGCGCGAACCCAATGTGGGTCCGAGCGCGCGCGAACTTGACAGGGCCGAGGAAGGCATGCGCCTTGCAGGCCTGCTGTGA
- the dapB gene encoding 4-hydroxy-tetrahydrodipicolinate reductase, with the protein MIKVSVIGAHGRMGRTVVGAVDSADDMELSQQLDASDSFDLVNSGNTDIAVDFTVPSVTLNNVLELVRRGISVVVGTTGWTDERFEEVRKALAENPGVGVFIAPNFAISAVLADHFAGVAARYFESAEVIELHHPDKVDAPSGTAIHTAHTIADARREAGLGSVPDGTQGGMDSRGEVVDGIHVHAVRLRGLNAHEEVLLGNAGEQLTIRADSFDRGSFMPGVLLAIRNMATGAHSGLIVGLDSFLDL; encoded by the coding sequence ATGATCAAGGTTTCTGTTATTGGGGCGCATGGACGCATGGGCCGAACCGTTGTCGGTGCAGTCGATTCCGCCGATGACATGGAGCTTTCCCAACAACTCGATGCAAGCGATTCCTTCGACCTTGTCAACTCTGGCAACACGGACATAGCGGTTGATTTCACCGTCCCATCGGTGACGCTCAACAACGTTCTCGAACTGGTAAGGCGGGGCATCAGCGTCGTCGTCGGGACGACCGGCTGGACGGATGAGAGATTCGAGGAAGTCCGCAAGGCGCTTGCCGAGAATCCCGGAGTCGGTGTATTCATAGCTCCGAACTTCGCCATTTCCGCAGTTCTTGCCGACCACTTCGCAGGAGTCGCTGCACGTTACTTTGAGTCGGCGGAAGTCATCGAGCTGCATCACCCTGACAAGGTCGATGCTCCCTCGGGAACTGCGATCCATACCGCACACACCATTGCGGACGCTCGACGCGAGGCAGGTCTGGGAAGCGTCCCCGATGGGACTCAAGGCGGAATGGATTCACGTGGCGAAGTCGTGGACGGCATCCATGTCCACGCGGTGCGACTTCGTGGGCTCAACGCCCATGAAGAGGTGCTTCTTGGAAATGCAGGCGAACAGCTTACCATTCGGGCAGACAGCTTCGATCGGGGCTCGTTCATGCCCGGAGTCCTTCTCGCCATCAGAAACATGGCGACAGGAGCCCACTCAGGACTCATCGTTGGCCTCGATTCGTTCCTGGATCTCTGA
- a CDS encoding ATP-dependent DNA helicase encodes MTQKKSEEREFRSTAEQQAIIEANIDASQLIVAGAGSGKTMTMTMRIVRLIESGVSPERVLGLTFTRKAASELLTRVSAAVVGHSSSGADAFLKPEVLTYDAFFQGIVRQYGLLVGFNQSTQPLSDAGAYQLAAEVVGANIHGLFAHDEAREHDEDWAAEGFSDERLIRRLAAATPSDGDVASKGFKETVDNVLAIAHACSNSMIGGACTTFEQAARKIHEWDSAFIEQLDSQLEGVEIPDSQISDAKVSPLDAEKKMSEKTRLKKLEQIRHNRELRCAFQADRLRTIARNREILLALAEQYQQAKRHANMAEFSDFTLAAYQLVTRFPSIGAQYRRRFSHVFLDEYQDTSTTQALLIAALFHPDDDAPRNPSDDAIAASHVIDSSAVSAVGDPFQSIYAWRGASPGAFRTFLREFDRHDSSAAAHGSDQGTAMHEYSLSQTFRNGALILEAANNLTLPLRREGGIASSAMLHEVDVKHLRARDGADRGTLGLLATQTLDEEIRGVIDFVKEARRRYGSDSVGTDSSGRVGSGSDIDMHAPHAAILFRSKTNMPQYCDALYDAGLSYEVVGYSALLERPEIRDLRALLDVLCDHTDIESLMRLLATPRFNVNPADLNAFAQMVKGINLESQYRGLVEAGKAPANARRDMIGDYVSEHRDSLPNSVFAIDVLMDDQLESMLRRKGSRIGERGRYLLLQFAEVLRKLQSQAGMGLRAVIRSAIHALQLDIDVILSQSLHGAGGKPDRSSAQASIDAFEGLVDTFEAELQDGTPSTLRGFVAWIDSMGKSPEEPGSNVTGHPDVALMTVHQAKGLEWDAVAIVGMKSGTFPSNQGDGLKITETRPAVIDKFGDIARPAEYVSTARSWMDDATAVPAPIRADADILPRFPHDAEPYSNPLDNLAGITLAGLEDEVYGQCRDDDTVTWLSQQQEYGSRFHADERRLAYVALTRARHDALLSYSASKNAKANGSKVDLSAGSGASNFWIESYQGFAGDVAACHFNDADLSEGQHVAASPASAEGGSDGASAVTGVDVTEVDITGAETGGTAQTNGFECPEFTGYFIGDHAEDYRAALLTGFSSQHFDRGQAMQGDQQPDEPSATNSESSQSSGRSASDALLWPMDLDPAVKSALLGSARLVLANPGARNQTHASSAESGDAEFEGAELDQPLEGTLAAQAMQVMAERSGRLGKLHGNAEDLGALRRSGLQVLSAGGQNVTALQALAGDRNDEGERRYWRGIVRPIPRMPSAAAQAGTQFHEWASAFLSAQDDSTAQQLDGFDGFASIAGEATRRAMLLQLDEQSELPQGEDQRRLMGWKRHLADSRWARRSVAWVERPIVAAIEGRILKGKLDAVFDGGLLEDDLGIRPVDGRDASDRARRYTIVDWKTGRRPRSAEEIRVRLLQLDMYRVLLSMMESVDISGIDACLYYVSEPKPEDREIPAEARSHDEILRDLDAGLPPLSDED; translated from the coding sequence ATGACGCAGAAAAAGTCCGAGGAGCGCGAATTCCGCAGCACAGCTGAGCAGCAGGCCATCATCGAGGCCAACATCGATGCAAGTCAGCTCATCGTCGCGGGCGCGGGTTCGGGAAAGACGATGACGATGACCATGCGCATAGTCAGGCTCATCGAGTCCGGCGTCTCACCGGAACGGGTACTTGGCCTGACATTTACGCGCAAGGCAGCTTCGGAGCTGCTCACGCGTGTGTCTGCAGCGGTCGTGGGGCATTCCAGCAGCGGTGCGGACGCGTTCCTCAAGCCCGAGGTGCTTACCTATGATGCGTTTTTCCAAGGCATCGTAAGGCAGTATGGGCTGCTTGTAGGATTCAACCAATCAACGCAGCCATTGAGCGATGCCGGTGCATACCAGCTTGCGGCAGAGGTCGTCGGCGCGAACATCCATGGGCTCTTCGCGCATGATGAAGCACGGGAGCATGACGAGGACTGGGCTGCTGAAGGATTTTCGGATGAGAGGCTGATACGCAGACTTGCCGCGGCCACTCCCTCCGACGGCGATGTCGCATCGAAGGGTTTCAAAGAGACCGTAGACAATGTGCTTGCCATCGCCCATGCCTGTTCCAATTCGATGATCGGCGGGGCATGCACCACCTTTGAGCAGGCTGCGCGGAAAATCCACGAGTGGGATTCCGCATTCATCGAACAGCTGGATTCGCAGCTTGAAGGCGTCGAAATCCCTGATTCCCAGATCAGCGATGCCAAGGTGTCGCCGCTCGATGCCGAGAAGAAGATGAGCGAGAAGACTCGGCTGAAGAAACTCGAGCAGATACGGCACAACCGTGAACTGCGATGTGCATTCCAGGCGGACCGGCTGCGTACGATTGCCAGGAACCGTGAGATACTGCTCGCACTCGCCGAGCAGTATCAGCAGGCGAAACGGCACGCGAACATGGCGGAATTCAGCGATTTCACACTGGCGGCATATCAGCTGGTCACGAGATTCCCCTCGATCGGGGCACAATATCGCAGAAGATTCTCGCATGTCTTCCTTGACGAATATCAGGACACGTCAACGACTCAGGCGCTGCTCATCGCAGCGCTGTTCCATCCTGACGACGATGCGCCACGCAATCCATCAGATGATGCCATTGCCGCAAGCCATGTCATCGATAGTTCGGCGGTGAGCGCTGTCGGCGATCCCTTCCAGTCGATCTATGCCTGGCGCGGAGCCAGCCCAGGGGCATTCAGAACATTCCTCAGGGAGTTCGACCGGCATGACTCGAGTGCCGCCGCACACGGGTCTGACCAGGGCACAGCGATGCATGAATATTCGCTGTCGCAGACATTTCGCAATGGGGCATTGATTCTGGAAGCCGCGAACAACCTCACCCTGCCATTACGCAGGGAAGGCGGCATCGCGTCAAGCGCAATGCTGCACGAGGTCGATGTGAAGCACCTTCGAGCGAGGGATGGAGCGGATAGGGGCACCCTGGGTCTTCTGGCAACGCAGACTTTGGACGAGGAGATACGTGGAGTCATCGATTTCGTGAAGGAAGCCAGGCGTCGCTATGGATCCGACTCCGTGGGCACCGACAGCTCAGGTCGTGTTGGCAGTGGCAGTGACATTGACATGCATGCGCCGCATGCTGCGATTCTGTTCAGGTCTAAGACGAATATGCCACAGTACTGCGATGCGCTTTATGATGCAGGTCTGAGCTATGAGGTGGTCGGTTACTCCGCGTTGCTGGAGCGTCCGGAAATCCGCGATCTGCGTGCATTGCTCGATGTGCTGTGCGACCATACCGATATCGAGTCATTGATGCGTCTGCTCGCGACGCCACGCTTCAATGTGAATCCCGCAGATTTGAACGCCTTTGCGCAGATGGTCAAGGGAATCAACCTCGAGAGCCAATATCGCGGGCTCGTTGAAGCGGGAAAGGCTCCTGCCAATGCGAGGCGCGACATGATTGGGGACTATGTGAGCGAGCATCGTGACAGTCTGCCCAACAGCGTCTTTGCCATCGACGTGCTGATGGACGATCAGCTGGAGTCAATGCTGCGCCGCAAGGGTTCTCGCATAGGCGAGCGCGGCCGCTATCTGCTGCTGCAGTTCGCTGAGGTTCTCAGAAAGCTTCAGTCCCAGGCAGGGATGGGGCTTCGGGCGGTCATCCGTTCCGCCATCCATGCACTCCAGCTTGATATTGATGTCATTCTTTCGCAATCGCTGCATGGAGCGGGCGGCAAGCCCGACCGCAGCTCCGCCCAGGCAAGCATCGATGCCTTCGAAGGCCTGGTCGATACCTTCGAGGCGGAATTGCAGGATGGCACGCCTTCCACGCTCCGCGGGTTCGTGGCATGGATCGATTCGATGGGAAAGAGTCCCGAGGAGCCGGGCAGCAATGTCACCGGTCATCCAGATGTCGCGCTCATGACGGTGCATCAGGCAAAAGGCTTGGAATGGGATGCCGTCGCAATCGTCGGCATGAAATCCGGCACATTCCCAAGCAATCAGGGAGATGGACTGAAGATAACAGAGACCAGGCCTGCCGTCATCGATAAGTTCGGTGACATCGCGCGGCCAGCGGAGTATGTCTCCACGGCGAGGAGCTGGATGGATGATGCCACGGCCGTTCCGGCGCCCATTCGAGCGGATGCAGACATCCTGCCGCGCTTTCCTCACGATGCGGAGCCATATTCGAACCCGCTCGACAACCTCGCCGGTATCACACTGGCAGGTCTGGAGGACGAAGTGTATGGGCAATGCCGCGATGACGACACCGTCACTTGGCTTTCCCAGCAGCAGGAATATGGTTCGCGGTTTCATGCCGATGAAAGACGGCTGGCGTATGTCGCTCTCACGCGTGCGCGGCATGACGCTTTGCTCAGCTACAGCGCGTCGAAAAACGCCAAGGCGAATGGCTCCAAGGTCGATTTGTCTGCAGGCTCCGGGGCTTCGAATTTCTGGATTGAAAGCTATCAGGGCTTCGCAGGAGATGTCGCTGCATGTCATTTCAACGATGCGGATCTTTCCGAAGGACAGCACGTGGCCGCAAGTCCCGCATCGGCTGAAGGCGGCTCTGATGGGGCGAGTGCCGTCACAGGGGTAGATGTCACAGAGGTCGATATTACAGGGGCTGAAACCGGGGGGACTGCCCAGACCAACGGTTTCGAATGTCCTGAATTCACCGGGTATTTCATCGGAGATCATGCCGAGGATTACCGCGCCGCTCTGTTGACCGGATTCTCGAGCCAGCACTTCGATCGGGGACAGGCCATGCAAGGGGACCAGCAGCCAGATGAACCGTCCGCCACAAATTCCGAATCTTCGCAGTCCTCGGGCAGATCCGCTTCCGATGCCTTGCTTTGGCCTATGGACTTGGACCCGGCGGTGAAGTCTGCGCTTCTCGGCTCTGCACGACTGGTGCTTGCGAATCCGGGCGCTCGCAACCAGACGCATGCGAGCTCGGCCGAGTCCGGTGATGCGGAGTTCGAGGGTGCAGAGCTTGATCAACCGCTTGAAGGCACGCTTGCCGCACAGGCCATGCAGGTGATGGCAGAGCGCTCGGGCCGTTTGGGGAAGCTCCATGGCAATGCCGAAGATCTTGGGGCACTGCGTAGGAGTGGTCTGCAGGTGCTTTCCGCAGGAGGCCAGAATGTGACCGCGCTTCAGGCGCTTGCAGGCGATCGCAACGACGAGGGGGAACGCAGGTATTGGCGTGGAATCGTTCGTCCCATTCCGCGCATGCCTTCTGCCGCCGCACAGGCAGGGACTCAATTCCATGAATGGGCGAGTGCGTTTCTCAGCGCACAGGATGATTCCACCGCCCAGCAGCTTGACGGCTTCGATGGATTCGCCAGCATCGCAGGTGAGGCGACGCGTCGTGCGATGTTGCTTCAGTTGGATGAGCAAAGTGAGCTGCCGCAAGGCGAAGATCAGCGTCGTCTGATGGGTTGGAAGCGGCATCTGGCTGATTCGCGTTGGGCTCGCAGAAGCGTCGCGTGGGTCGAGCGGCCGATCGTGGCTGCAATAGAGGGCCGCATCCTGAAAGGCAAGCTCGATGCAGTCTTTGATGGCGGCCTTCTCGAGGATGACTTAGGCATCCGGCCCGTCGATGGCCGCGACGCTTCGGATCGTGCTCGCAGATACACGATCGTGGATTGGAAGACAGGTCGACGCCCCCGGTCGGCGGAAGAGATCCGTGTCAGGCTTCTGCAACTGGATATGTACAGGGTGCTGCTGTCGATGATGGAATCCGTCGATATCAGCGGCATCGACGCATGTCTGTACTATGTCAGCGAGCCCAAGCCAGAGGACCGTGAGATACCTGCCGAGGCTCGCAGCCATGATGAGATACTGCGCGACTTGGATGCAGGACTGCCTCCACTTTCGGACGAGGACTGA